CCATTGGCCAAAGTCTTTGCATATTCTAGTTCTCGGCAGAATATAATCGAGGTAAAGGACTAAAAGGTGGGTTATAATTCAACGCTCGCAATGTTTACAGCTTTGTTCAAACTATTTGCATACAAATCTTATGAGTTTAAAACTATTACATTAGATGAAACTTCAATCGTTTTGAGCCAAGCAGGAGGGGaagaacataaatatttaaaaaaaaaagtactgAATCAGAGCATGCAATAACAGCAGGAAACCAAATGCGAAACTGATTATTTGTTTTACGCATAGAGATTACGAGTCATGGACTGGCAAAGGGCCACAAACTACCAAAGGCCATGTGCACATGAGTTTAATGTCTGGGACCATTTTGATCCAGAAGAAGATCCTACAGCGTCCCCAAGATCTTGTTTCCATGGCAATTTATAATCATTGTTTTCTTAAACCAAGCATCGAACTTTGGCCTAATTTAAGGGCCAATGATTTCTGTCATTTGTTTTCATAATCCGAGATTCTGAGgagttcaaatttaaacaaatattttcagTTTCCCCTTTAAAAAAGCTGAATCCCAGTTTCTGGTTTAACGTATACAGTTTTTTTGTGGAGGGCAAACTGGCTACATGGTTTGCTTTAAACCAATGCACGAATGGTATAGAAGGGAAATCTAGGCTAGCTTTAACAATGTAATGAGATCTGCAGGAAATTATTGTGTctgttataaaaaataacagtGGGATAAGAACTATAAACGAAGTCGTACGTGGGTTTAACAGTATGATATCAGTGTATCGTTTTGCCATTGCATCAGTGGTCACCATGAGGATTCAACATTATTAGTAGGGCCCAAGAACAGCTATTTTGAATGTACTAGGGTGGATTTTCTACCTTAAAACGGAGAAGATATTGTTCTTAAACAACATATATCTGAATAATATTCAGTCCATCATCACTAACATGCTTGGGTCAGATTATATTACATCATTGTAGGTTTCTCCCACTCCTACCAGAAACTGTTTCATTTATCGTGCCGATGATTAAGCAAAATATTGAACAAGCTTTCGATGTGACGGCCGGGGCACTCAACTCGAATCGTTAAGAAAGTTTACTAGTTGAGGAATCCCGGATTCAATCTATTAACAGACTTAAAATCATTGTCAATCACCCAAGTTTCAAAATGTTGAACACCAAAGAAGACTTACAGGTCTTTTCAATCTTAAGGACCGAGTCTCACAAGTGAGTGGTGTTTCAGAGTTTTTCAGTACGAATAGTCAATGACTTTCAGGAAAAAATGAGTGATTAAAAGCCCCCCATGTGAATTAGAACAGGGTGAACAAGGAAAAGTTGAGTTTATAGTGTGCACTCATCAAATATCAAAGCATCAATAGATCTTgactttcttcttttctttttttcatctcCCAATCATCTTTGAAGGTGTAAGTCTCTCTCAATTGGAAGTGTAAAAAGTACAGCTAGCCATTTGCTTAAATTATAGTCTCTACAGTTTCCTCAAACCAAAGGAGGCTTTTCTGCATTTGCATATACTTCTAGAAGAAATTTACCTTCCGCAATACATATTCTTCAGATGCCGGATACATTGCAATGATCTAGCATTTATGGGGTTCGCTCAAGACCCCACCATTTTAATGCATTCCAATTTCTAACTTTATATTTCAATGGTAGCACaggaaaaaatatatagataaaataatcaGTTGTGaagagaaaatggaaaattaatcAGTTTACAGTAATGTATAGGTTACTACAAAAATGAGTCTGCTACAACTCAGCAAGGGGACATGCATGTCTGCCCGTTTCACGTTTGGTGTACTTGGTTTAAACAAATTAGAGTGTAGGATCATCTTTACATTATGAATAAAAACCCCAACAAAAATCTCATCCCAAACTCTAAATGATGGTTCATTTAAGAATCTAGTtagtgaagaagatgaaaagatttgtttttcttaaCAAGAAAAAAAGGGTCCCATTTAGAGAATCTTGACAGTAAATAGAGTATTAAAGACATAAGAGAGTTTTGTCTTGACAATGCAATACCCTGTTTAATAATTCACTAATCTCTTTTAAATGGAACTGTTTCCATTATTGTCTATTTAAGTGTCCAGCTTGTAACATTCTTTTCAAGTGATATTACCCTGTTTGAAGCCAATCTATCACTTCCAACCTAACCAAAGGCATGCAGGAAAACGAAGGCATAATGGGGCTATTAAAGGAGCAGTAAAATACCTCCACCTTTTCCACTTCTTATTGGAAGGACAGCTCCATCGTTTGTACAGGCTGCTGTATTACTACATTTATACATGAATTGGTAACCGCTTCCCTTATCATCATTGTTACCAATTGCTTTCAtccccctctctctctctctctcgctAAGCCAACTGGCAAATTTGATTGATTTacataagaaaaaaacaagagGGAGAGAGGGTCGAAGAAAGGACAAAAAGGAGTCTAGGATTTGAGTGCGATTCGTTTGGTTTTATCCCGCTGTACCCTCTTTTTCCATTCTGTTTATAAACACAACAGCTTCAAGAGTTTGCATGAATGTGGAAatccaagagagaaaaaaagagagagggttttctttttcttttttttttcattgttccTATAACGAATTCATTTCCTTTATTCATCTTTTTTCTCAAACACGAGGGGTTGCAGTTTCATTTGAGAAACGAGCGTGGGTAAAAAATGAATATGTCAGCTTCACAATGTGGTAGTGGTTGTGAATCTGGTTGGACTTTATACTTAGATCAATCCTCATATTCTCAAAAAAGGTGTCAAAAGTTTAGTAGGAGCTTCCGGGTTGAAGATGAGGAGCAGGACTTATCCATGGTGTCGGATGCATCTTCTGGCCCAAGACATTATTGCCAAGATTACGAGGAATGCCTTGATGAAAATGGGTGCTTCTGTTCTACTCCCGCACCCCCTGAACCAGCTAAGAAAAgcagcaaaaataaaaagaaaatcaaagaacaTGGTAGCAATCAACAGCATTCTTATCTTGATGACACTGCCAGTTCCCCTGTAATAAGCTTTTCCAAGGCAAGTTCCACATCCTGAGTACAATGTTCTTACTGTATTGAGTAATtatggtatttttatttattttgttttgtgtaTGACCAGAAGAACTGCAGGAAAGAAGCTTCAATAGATTTGTTGGACTTTTCACAAGGCTTCTCGGGTACACATATAAAGGTACCATCTCCTTTTGTTTAAACCTTTTTGTGTCTAATCTTCCGTTTATATCTATATATGGTATCCTGAATTGAAGCTTAGTTATGCCACCATTTTTTCAGGGGAAATCAGCATTCCACAAAAAAATTGGTTTCTTGAAATCTGGGAAAACAAGTTCAAAAGATTCAGGTGAATCCTTACTCTGTCACTTTCTCGCGAAATTTTGGCATTTAGAACATAATGCAATCCACGGTGTAAAAAAAGGAGGAAATTTGATGTTATATATGCCTAAGTTGTGTTGTATTAATCTCTTGGAAACAGGTGGTTTCCAGGAAGGAAACTGGGAATGACAAAAAGGGTAAACTGTAACAGCTTTTGTCTCTACTACTGCATGCAGCTGCTCTGGAGAGAAAAGACTGGGAggaatttgttaaaaaaaaaagaaaaagaaaaaaagcattAGATCTCAAAGGGATCTTGTACCTTCcttttattcttgtttttcttttcatctttaattctactctctctttttttttatttgttcctGTCAATGCAGTGGGAAACATTctgaaaaacattaaaataaattaaaattcctCAGTCATTggtgtatatatttattttatttttcagtgaTGTTTTTCTCCAGTTTCTTTCCTTGACATCATCATGTAAGTTCTTGAGGTTTATCCACTGTAGATTTTAGTATTTCATACTAGTAATATATACTGCCCACCATAGTTTTCCACTTGATCCTCAACAAATTTTCAATGCTGAGCGGAGAAATTGCTGTTCAAACTTCAACATGTCTTTTGACCGTTTTGGCTGAATAATGTGAAggttttatatacataatacatgGAAACGACGAAAACAATAATTAGTTTTGGgaacttaaaatttaacaaaattaatataaaaatagcaGTGGTCCTTGGATGGACAGAGTGTCTATGCATTTAAACATTTTCCATTAATCAGAGGCCAATTCCAATACAAGGCCATTACAAAAGCATATCGTATTAAATTGGTAGTATCTCATTTGAGTTAAAATGAAAGATTCTTCTATAATACATGTGATGGAGCTGTTTAAAGATCATTTGTAACCTTATATTCTGATTTTAAGTTACagtaatttgaaacaaatgatagaaaggaagaaaagacCCACCATTTTCCACATCTGTGATTGCCAGCCTTGCTTAAAAGGTAGGGTTGGTAAAATTGGTAACCTATGCTTATTCCAGATTCAAAAATGgcaaatatatttttcagatGGAAATTAGCAAAAGACAAGCttcattttccaccaaaaaCAAGAAAGGGTCCCAAAAAGCACCATCCCCACCACCCCCATCCCTGACAGCTACCTACCAAGAATCTGATCCATACATACTACTGGGGTTGAAGAAATTTATTGagaaatttgttttgtttttctttttggtggaTACCCCTTCCAAAATCTTTTAAGTGAAGGTGTTTCCCAGGGCCATCCTCAGAATTTGTAGCCATATCTTGGCGAGGAACTTGGATCTTAGGAAAACGACAACACTTCCCTTCTTTGTCTTGTCAATCCCTTCTCTCtttgtcctttttctttctttctttacttccataAAATAGCATCATAGATATATTATAGCACattcacttttaattttaagtccACTGTTAAACAACAGCTACTTGTGTTGTCCTCAAACAGTCAGATTATGTCCACAATTCTGCACTTTAATATCCCACTTAGCTGCTCTATAACTCGAATATATGTTCcgagatttaaaattaaacataagataTCTTGTCAGTAGCTTTCAGAAATTAAGACAGGAACTGCTAGAGGAGGCATGGGAAAGAGGGTTTCTGTCGTTCCAAAACTTGGGTTGAAATTCAGAATATATATATCCATTCAAAGTAGCCCACAAACATCTTCTGCAAATTGGCAGAGAGAAAGTCCAACCggcttttaagaaaaaaaatgatatggACAGCCGGCAAGTTAAGAAAAATAACAGGCATTAACGATTTCGCAAAACGCCAGAAGAGGATCAATGTAGTGTGACAGTCAGTAatagtcttttttttctttctttctttgtccttttataaaaaaaaaaagttcaattttgaaaaagCCAAAGAAACAAGGAACAGTTGAATCTTACATCAAGGAGGTTTCAATTGCAACACAATAAAAACACCCGTAATGAATATGAGATGTTAACAGTATGTCATAAACCAGTCCTTTTAACCTCTGAGAAAACTTGCAACATAAAAAGTATTACAGTAATTTTAACGATCACATCTTTCTTAACCCTATAGGCAAATACAATGACTGATATAATgaggtttttgaaaatgaaggGATAAAccacaaaattatatttaactttgatttaatatataatttgataagtaaattttgatttggtgcaTAAAACTTTGATGGttattcaaatttatacataaaattttaattttattcaattatacgcatttaataaaataaatacatcaatttatttttatatttgataattataaatatttatgcacGCAATATATAAATGCAAAATGATTATATATCGATAGTTATGTTACTAATTTATGAAAACtgaatcaaaacaaattttcatatataaaattgtacaaaatcaaagttcacaTATAACATGAATTCATTTTTatgtctttttcatttttcattttcaatttcattttggagaaaaccatattcattttcaaataattccatttctccattttcattttggagaaaccgataatcatttccaaatgttacccatttcttcattttcaccatttctattcatttctactcatttgattcaacatgcaatgcattttttgtttcaatgagctagcgaAGCGACCAAaattggacatatgcaattgaagttcaaatgatttataattaagtttcaacttttcgcctattaattataaactcatttagtcatgaagtcattctaatatagtatcgtgactgagctctccccaacagCATACCCTTACGAAAGTCACTcgatcagtgctcgtccaataaCATTATCATAAGTGTGCTACCCTAatatgatatccttaatctctttagaataatatttgttctctcattatgatcctattttatctcatggtatgccttcataaaaagtcaattgctatcaaatagtaatcaagtcgtTCATTACAAAGACGAATGACCcgtggccacatttacttttcatcaactatgtaatgctaatgaaaagatatcatttacccatgtcttgagctatgaatttaactgttgtgaatgacgctacatattgtagaagtcgtatacccaaagcaccaactttcggttccttatgTATTTTAACTCAGACTTTTATTTACATCAAAGatatgagtcacacatacatagtctgtcattcactcaagatttaggtatgtcaaactatgaacgtcacaagttatcaaatccataaacagatttaagatctattcttcttgggtccagtcattcacatctatatttttatcttcTATGAATCATTTTCTCTAATGCCAAGataaagcatctccccaattggacttggtAGGCGACATATTTGTCTTTCGATCAGTTTGCTTAtttccgattagactaaggacaggtttaggttcgtctactaatacaagttgtatTTCCGTATTACTGCTTagtatcaattaaacattagataactagTGAGTAACATTTACTTCTATTttactttgcatgcaaaaatcacacgaggacaattatacaaagtatattaatgtaatccatgaattattttattaaccaatttatttgaaaaaattacaagtgtacatagacgAAAATACAACAATTAGGGCGCTGAATCCAACATTAAGTAGACCTCCTAGAAATGCTAGAGGTGTTGCAAACCAATATGAAACTTATTGAGTCATCATTGGGGCTACCATATATAAGAGAGGTGGTTGTGCATCAGACTTTGTGAGAAAATTAATGATGCAAGTTGGGTAGTTGGATCGAGTAAATACCACTAGTAAGGTACATCTCAGACACTTATCTAGTGTTTTACCTTATGACTTATAGTTGACTTGGCAAAGACATAGGGGCCTTTTTAGAGTTTTGGAGCGAGTAAGCCGAGGGGCTTACAAACTAGAGTCAACGACAATACTCAAGGTTTTTGTGTGGATCAAGAAGATCTCGATCGAGGTAAGCCACAATAGGGGGCAAGTAATTAGAGTGATAGCCTCTTATGATCAAGATGTACAATAGAGAAATACATTTCGATTTAGGCGACAACGAATATATAAACTGAGGCAAATTTTTCGAGGAGTGGAACTACCTGACAGAGAGACTAGTTGGGAATCAGCCAAGGCATCAAAATCGTTTCGAGATGAGTCAAACTAGTGTCATTCTAAGACGCGACGAGGGCATCCCGAGAATGGATGGAGGAGAATGTCACAAGTAGTGgatcaaagcccgtgaccattgCGCACAAAACGTCCAATGAAGGTCAACTAATTAAATGGGGCTCATTTGACCCGTTTGGATTGGCCTGACTCGTGGAACATATGATGAAGtccatctacttgaagccttggcGGTCGAGTGAAACACTccagtaaaactagagttaccaaGGTAATTAATGTAATTTCTTAGGGATAAagatgtatagagtttaaatcatTTAGGGTTCTTCTATTTTTTCGTTACTCTTTCGTTTTGAGTTACTTTCGTCTCATTTTTGATGTCTTGGAGAATTTCTAATGAGAACTCTAACTTTTGCAAGAGTTAAGTTGATTTAGGCAATTTTGAAACTCAGAAATCGCCTAAGATCACACAAGTTGCAAGACTAAATTTTTATCCCATAACACTAGTAGCTAAGGTTATGCACCCAATGGTAGGGCCTCATCTAGCCTCCTTGGTCCCTACtttaaaagaagagaaaaaaaaagcaagggAAGAGGAAAAGGGTTCCTAACGCTTTGGTGGTTGAGGACAAGAGGTCCGATGAGGCCACTGTCATCGAGGCTCACCCTTTTTCATGCTTTCATGCATGCAAACgagaattagaaaagaaaatggtaaaAAGGGAGGCCAAAGGTCTACCTTTGGCGGCCAATCAAAAGGGCTCTCTGCTTTTCTtagttttttctctttttttattgacAGTGAGTAacttctttctttgtttttttttttcaggttTTGTATTGATTCTTAATCCCttattaacatttaatatatttttgcttACTCATGTgttatttgttgttttgatttgtttttaccataaatttcttttcaaaactgtttttctcaattttaatcCATTGTGCTGCATTTGGTACTGATTGTATTGCTTGAATTCGATAGTATCAGGGGCCTGGCCATTGCCCTCATGTTCACACCATGCTGTgttaaaaaattagggtttctaACCATTAACCATTccttaaaatcttttttaagtttttgggcTCTGATAAAAAAACTAGAAATAGGCCGAGAATAACTGGAAAATGGGAATGGCCTGAACTTTGGGCTTAATCTTGCATTTGGGCTTTTGACTCAAATACCTTGGGCTTGATTGGATTTAAAAAACAAAGTTGACTCCAAATTAGAAATAAGTCAGGCTTTAACACAAATTGGGCTGCAAGTTGTTTGGGCTCAAAATTGCTACCACTTTAGGACTGTTTTGGGCGTTACaaattagtaaaaaatatttGGTTTGGTAAAACTGACTtctactttaaaaattaatttggctctttaaaaaaataatttggatttttaatttatcaaatagtttttaaaataaaataaaatttcaaaaaatatttatttttattaaatttttaaagaccCAGGATACCTAAATATCCACCTACTTTATGcccaaattttaagaaattaattaaattaaattagaaacaatttgatattgttcttaacctaatcaaaaccaaaattattttagaaacaaattaaattttatcttaatttaattaaaacaaaaatcaaatcgAAATCCaacttaatttgttttaaaaccttttaaaatttaggaagaaataaattttgttttaattctaaAGTACCGGTTAACTACTAAATTTTAGATCCAACTAATCATGTCGGAAATAGAAATTTATAGCCCATGAGTTATTTTGAAGCAAGTTCAAATTGTAGGTACTAGTCTAAATTAGGTGTTTACAATGGAATAACATATTGGTAAAAGTAGTCATTTCCGTTGAACACTTAACTAATCGCTTCaaactttatttcaataaatatgtTTGTTAAGAATTAATACGATTCATTAATATTAAAAGAGGGATTTTTGACTCATTCAAAAAAAGTTTACAAAATGTTATTTGTTCGAAGTTGACGGATCCCTCTACAAGTTCAGTGTTGTTTGGTCGAGAGTTTTATCTTCCATCACTATTGAGAGCTTGAGTGTTTGAAGAGGCAACATGTTCACAAAATAAAGCACCTTATAAGATATTTGAGAAAGTAAACCATGCGCAAACTCCCGGAAGAGTCACTCCTACTTGAACTTTTAACAAAATCAAGAGATAAAACTCTACTTAAAACAATAGGAAACATATTGAGAGCCTAACACAATATATGATATTCAAcgaaaattcatttaaaacaatttttaatgatacaatgttattaaaaaaaaaaccttcaaagtttataattttcatatttaaaatgaatataaaaatctaaataatttcattttcaccTTTACTTCCAAAGTATTCAACAACCAAACACGCTCCAAATCTAATAAAATTCTCTTGGAAGTCTAAATCAACGTCATATGCATGCAAATTCAATGCTTCCATGTTCGCGagtggaaaaatatatttaataatattataaatttctatattaaatataaataagaatttggttgaattaaaagagattttttaaaattaagttgatgtttatatcatacatatcatagatttatataaaatataagactcttaaaattatatttatatttaaaaaacttttaattttaaaattgaattattatgtaattaatttgtaaCATAAACTTAATCATCCTTAGTATATAATTATACGCATGGCAGGCCCAACTTAATGTAACTATGCGCAAATTAAAAGTCGGTGACCCGAATCGAAACCGAACCCGCGAAATCAGATAATAATCCCAATGctaattaattagattaatacTAGGCAGTAGGAGGGTTATTGATTTTGGCTATTAGGAGAGGTTTACTTGTATTCTACTACAACGGAGAGCAGAAAAAAGCGTAAATCTCGAGCGCCCGAGCGGAAGCGAAGCAGttgttttttcaatttctatagAGCGAAGAAAAGAAACGGACGAGCCCAATCGCAAAAAACACCGGCAAACCTTTCATCTCCGATCCTCAATGGAGGACGCCTACGCTAGATCTGTTTCCGAGGTACTTcacatttccatttctcaaaatttttcattcaaataaaatttcttcTACTTACTATAAGAATTTGAATTAACTTGTTTATTTGTGGTTAGGTTTTGGATTTCTTCGGAGTAGACTCGTCGAAAGGTCTGACTGATTTTCAGGTaagtttttattcttttttcctgATCGGACTTGGAGTtcaattttagttcatttatattataagttattatatttaaatactaaCTGCATTGGCCAATTTTTGCTAAAATCGGATTTCGTTTTTGCAATTCCAGGTTTCACAACATGCAAGGCTTTATGGTAAAAACGGtaagttattttataaataaaacttttacttatttttcatGTGGAATTGTCAATATGTAAATGTAGGCATTATTTGAGGCTCTGTCATGATCCATGATGGACGTTTCCTTATAGCTATTTATCTTCCTTAAGCTTGCAGTATTTTAATCCACCGATTTGATCATGATTATGGTTCTTTAATATTGTGAAATTTGATCTTCATTCTCTTCCCtcttgtaatatatatttttttttcctttattcgCATGCTCGTTTTATCATCTCCAGTGCTTCCTGAAGAAGAAAGTAAGTACCTTCAGAACACCGTCTCGTTtcctgttttattttttcaaattgctCTCACAAATACCTTGTTGTGTTTGTATTCGGTTGTTGTTATAACATTTATTTGAACTATAACATGTGGATAATGTTAATCAGCTCCTCTGTATTTTTGTGGACTTTTTGGTTGGTTATAGTTGATGCAATGCATTTACTTTAACTGTAACAGTTTAGTTAGTCTAATGAGCTTCTTTATATATCAGTCAACTTTTTCTTCATCAAGCATCGATTTTGAGGTCTGcctatttttaattgaatttaactcaaacttaagaaaattatgttttattgaaAGCCATTTGACATATATGTGGGGTTTTGGGAAGGCTTTTTCCCTTTCAGAATTAGCTTAAAAATATGACTGTCTTGTGAA
This sequence is a window from Gossypium raimondii isolate GPD5lz chromosome 5, ASM2569854v1, whole genome shotgun sequence. Protein-coding genes within it:
- the LOC105771274 gene encoding protein SOB FIVE-LIKE 5 isoform X2; translation: MNMSASQCGSGCESGWTLYLDQSSYSQKRCQKFSRSFRVEDEEQDLSMVSDASSGPRHYCQDYEECLDENGCFCSTPAPPEPAKKSSKNKKKIKEHGSNQQHSYLDDTASSPVISFSKKNCRKEASIDLLDFSQGFSGTHIKGKSAFHKKIGFLKSGKTSSKDSGGFQEGNWE
- the LOC105771274 gene encoding uncharacterized protein LOC105771274 isoform X1, which gives rise to MNMSASQCGSGCESGWTLYLDQSSYSQKRCQKFSRSFRVEDEEQDLSMVSDASSGPRHYCQDYEECLDENGCFCSTPAPPEPAKKSSKNKKKIKEHGSNQQHSYLDDTASSPVISFSKERSFNRFVGLFTRLLGYTYKGEISIPQKNWFLEIWENKFKRFRWFPGRKLGMTKRVNCNSFCLYYCMQLLWREKTGRNLLKKKEKEKKH